In one Paraburkholderia azotifigens genomic region, the following are encoded:
- the oxlT gene encoding oxalate/formate MFS antiporter, producing the protein MNGNTRQATGSSLLSNRWCQLVIGMLCMALVANLQYAWTLFVAPMNARHHWGEASIQLAFSIFIVTETWLVPVEGWLVDRFGPRPVVAGGAICAGLAWMMFAHATTLPELYIGSVIAGIGAGGVYGTCVGNALKWFPDKRGLAAGLTAAGFGAGAAVTVIPIANMISRSGYEHTFLFFGILQGVAIFVLALLLHKPVARATTGVKRKFAVSKIDYTPGQMIKTPVFWVIYVSFVAVAAGGLMATAQIGPIAKDWGLAKLPMTMFGMTLPLLTMTLSIDNICNGFTRPLCGFISDKIGRENTMFAIFIGEGLALLGMMQYGQNPYAFMTFAALIFLFWGEIFSIFPAICADTFGSKFAASNAGTLYTAKGTAALLVPLASVLSAAGGWNLVFIVSAVITIAAGVSAKFVLAPMRARWIESGASASAASSSAGGSGLRASSGE; encoded by the coding sequence ATGAATGGAAACACCCGACAGGCGACGGGAAGCAGCTTGCTTTCAAACCGTTGGTGTCAGCTGGTGATCGGCATGCTGTGCATGGCGCTGGTCGCTAATCTTCAATATGCCTGGACGCTCTTTGTCGCGCCGATGAATGCGCGGCATCACTGGGGCGAAGCATCGATTCAGCTTGCGTTCTCGATCTTCATTGTCACGGAGACGTGGCTCGTGCCCGTCGAAGGATGGCTCGTCGACCGCTTCGGTCCGCGTCCTGTGGTGGCGGGCGGCGCGATCTGCGCGGGTCTCGCGTGGATGATGTTCGCGCATGCGACGACCTTGCCCGAGCTGTATATCGGCTCCGTCATCGCGGGCATTGGTGCGGGCGGCGTGTACGGCACGTGCGTCGGCAATGCGCTGAAGTGGTTTCCGGACAAGCGCGGTCTTGCGGCTGGCCTGACGGCTGCGGGCTTCGGCGCAGGCGCGGCCGTCACCGTGATTCCGATTGCGAATATGATTTCGCGCTCGGGTTACGAGCACACGTTCCTGTTCTTCGGCATTCTGCAGGGCGTCGCGATCTTCGTGCTGGCGTTGTTGCTGCACAAGCCGGTGGCGCGCGCGACGACGGGCGTGAAGCGCAAGTTCGCGGTGAGCAAGATCGATTACACGCCGGGGCAGATGATCAAGACGCCGGTGTTCTGGGTGATCTATGTGTCGTTCGTCGCGGTCGCGGCGGGCGGTCTGATGGCGACGGCGCAAATCGGTCCGATCGCGAAGGACTGGGGCCTCGCCAAGCTGCCGATGACGATGTTCGGCATGACGCTGCCGCTGCTCACGATGACGCTGTCGATCGACAACATCTGCAATGGCTTTACGCGTCCGCTGTGCGGCTTCATTTCGGACAAGATCGGCCGCGAGAACACGATGTTCGCGATCTTTATCGGCGAAGGGCTCGCTTTGCTGGGCATGATGCAGTACGGGCAGAATCCGTATGCGTTCATGACGTTCGCGGCGCTGATCTTCCTGTTCTGGGGTGAGATTTTCTCGATCTTTCCGGCGATCTGCGCGGACACGTTCGGCAGCAAGTTTGCGGCTTCGAATGCGGGCACTTTGTACACCGCGAAGGGGACTGCGGCTTTGCTCGTGCCGCTGGCTTCTGTGTTGTCCGCCGCCGGCGGGTGGAATCTGGTGTTTATCGTGTCGGCTGTGATTACGATTGCCGCCGGCGTGTCCGCCAAGTTTGTTCTTGCGCCGATGCGGGCTCGGTGGATTGAGTCTGGGGCGTCGGCAAGCGCCGCGTCTTCTTCTGCTGGTGGTTCTGGGCTGCGTGCCAGTTCTGGTGAATAA
- a CDS encoding GntR family transcriptional regulator yields MSSELDSRPAATTPFTLSLQPIGASASLRDRAYAMLRQAIADADIYASREEIRLDDRALSESLGVSRTPVREAMTLLEQEGFVRTIPRRGIYIVRKSKREIVEMVQMWAALESMAARLATLHATDEEIARLRHMFDQFRDSTPAEHIAEYSDANIAFHQAIVELSKSQIILDTIKNIFIHVRAIRRMTISQSDRASRSIVDHLRIIEALEKRDTELAERLTRQHSLDLAAFIEANCDFLD; encoded by the coding sequence ATGTCGTCAGAACTTGACAGCCGACCAGCGGCCACGACGCCGTTCACCCTGTCATTGCAACCCATCGGCGCCAGCGCCAGCCTGCGCGACCGCGCGTACGCGATGCTGCGCCAGGCGATCGCCGATGCCGACATCTACGCGTCGCGCGAAGAAATTCGCCTCGACGACCGCGCGCTCAGCGAATCGCTGGGCGTGAGCCGCACGCCCGTTCGCGAGGCGATGACGCTGCTCGAGCAGGAAGGCTTCGTGCGCACGATACCGCGTCGCGGCATCTACATCGTGCGCAAGAGCAAGCGCGAGATCGTCGAGATGGTGCAGATGTGGGCGGCGCTCGAAAGCATGGCGGCGCGTCTCGCCACCTTGCACGCGACGGATGAAGAGATCGCGCGGCTGCGCCACATGTTCGACCAGTTCCGCGATTCGACGCCCGCCGAACATATCGCCGAGTACTCGGATGCGAACATTGCGTTTCATCAGGCGATCGTCGAACTGTCGAAGTCGCAGATCATTCTCGACACCATCAAGAACATCTTCATTCATGTACGCGCGATCCGTCGCATGACGATTTCGCAGAGCGACCGCGCATCGCGTTCGATCGTCGATCACCTGCGCATCATCGAGGCGCTGGAGAAGCGTGATACCGAACTCGCCGAGCGCCTCACGCGTCAGCACTCGCTCGATCTCGCCGCATTCATCGAGGCGAATTGCGACTTTCTCGACTGA